The following are encoded in a window of Balaenoptera ricei isolate mBalRic1 chromosome 1, mBalRic1.hap2, whole genome shotgun sequence genomic DNA:
- the LOC132352617 gene encoding protein piccolo-like isoform X2, which produces MIDFLPMIFLVLIDLSSTSHLDNTPRWYPLKEQTESIDHGKSHSSQSSQQSPKPSVIKSRSHGIFPDPSKDMQLPTTEKSHSNPGSSKSSSEGHLCSHGPSRSQSKTNVTQTHLEDARAAIAAAEAVVQQLCLQPIPQQHIKAVSLIMPGSSTDTA; this is translated from the exons ATGATAGATTTTCTTCCAATGATTTTCTTG GTATTGATTGATTTATCTAGCACATCTCACCTCGATAACACGCCTAGGTGGTATCCTCTCAAAGAACAGACTGAAAGCATTGATCATGGCAAGTCCCATTCCAGTCAAAGCAGCCAGCAGTCCCCAAAGCCATCTGTCATCAAAAGCAGAAGCCATGGTATCTTCCCTGACCCATCCAAGG ACATGCAGCTTCCCACCACTGAGAAATCCCATAGCAATCCCGGTAGCTCGAAATCCTCATCCGAAGGCCATCTCTGCTCTCATGGACCATCCCGCAGTCAAAGCAAAACCAACGTCACTCAGACCCACCTGGAAGATGCAAGGGCTGCTATAGCCGCTGCCGAAGCCGTCGTGCAACAACTCTGCCTTCAACCAA TACCACAGCAGCACATAAAAGCGGTCAGTCTAATCATGCCAGGAAGCAGCACAGACACAGCATAG
- the LOC132352617 gene encoding protein piccolo-like isoform X1 — MNECLRALNEPMVLIDLSSTSHLDNTPRWYPLKEQTESIDHGKSHSSQSSQQSPKPSVIKSRSHGIFPDPSKDMQLPTTEKSHSNPGSSKSSSEGHLCSHGPSRSQSKTNVTQTHLEDARAAIAAAEAVVQQLCLQPIPQQHIKAVSLIMPGSSTDTA; from the exons GTATTGATTGATTTATCTAGCACATCTCACCTCGATAACACGCCTAGGTGGTATCCTCTCAAAGAACAGACTGAAAGCATTGATCATGGCAAGTCCCATTCCAGTCAAAGCAGCCAGCAGTCCCCAAAGCCATCTGTCATCAAAAGCAGAAGCCATGGTATCTTCCCTGACCCATCCAAGG ACATGCAGCTTCCCACCACTGAGAAATCCCATAGCAATCCCGGTAGCTCGAAATCCTCATCCGAAGGCCATCTCTGCTCTCATGGACCATCCCGCAGTCAAAGCAAAACCAACGTCACTCAGACCCACCTGGAAGATGCAAGGGCTGCTATAGCCGCTGCCGAAGCCGTCGTGCAACAACTCTGCCTTCAACCAA TACCACAGCAGCACATAAAAGCGGTCAGTCTAATCATGCCAGGAAGCAGCACAGACACAGCATAG
- the LOC132352617 gene encoding protein piccolo-like isoform X3 gives MEQVLIDLSSTSHLDNTPRWYPLKEQTESIDHGKSHSSQSSQQSPKPSVIKSRSHGIFPDPSKDMQLPTTEKSHSNPGSSKSSSEGHLCSHGPSRSQSKTNVTQTHLEDARAAIAAAEAVVQQLCLQPIPQQHIKAVSLIMPGSSTDTA, from the exons GTATTGATTGATTTATCTAGCACATCTCACCTCGATAACACGCCTAGGTGGTATCCTCTCAAAGAACAGACTGAAAGCATTGATCATGGCAAGTCCCATTCCAGTCAAAGCAGCCAGCAGTCCCCAAAGCCATCTGTCATCAAAAGCAGAAGCCATGGTATCTTCCCTGACCCATCCAAGG ACATGCAGCTTCCCACCACTGAGAAATCCCATAGCAATCCCGGTAGCTCGAAATCCTCATCCGAAGGCCATCTCTGCTCTCATGGACCATCCCGCAGTCAAAGCAAAACCAACGTCACTCAGACCCACCTGGAAGATGCAAGGGCTGCTATAGCCGCTGCCGAAGCCGTCGTGCAACAACTCTGCCTTCAACCAA TACCACAGCAGCACATAAAAGCGGTCAGTCTAATCATGCCAGGAAGCAGCACAGACACAGCATAG